The genomic stretch GTCGTTGCGGAATTCGATGCGGCCGGCCTTGAGGCCGCGCACCATGCCGGTCACGTCGGGGCCGACGGTGCCGCTCTTGGGGTTGGGCAGCAGGCCGCGCGGCCCGAGCAGACGGGCGAGCTTCTGACCCACCTGGGCCATCATGTCGGGGGTCGCCACGACAGCGTCAAAGTCCATAAAGCCGCCGGCGATCCGCTCGATCAGGTCCTCGCTGCCGACGACATCGGCGCCCGCCGCTTCAGCAGCCTGCACGTTGTCGCCCTTGGTGATCACGGCCACGCGCACGCTGCGGCCGGTGCCGTGAGGCAGAGCCACGGTGCCGCGCACGTTCTGGTCGCTCTTGCGGGGGTCAATGCCCAAACGGAAGTGCACTTCCACGGTCTCGTCGAACTTCGCCGTGGCGATGTCCTTGACCAGCGCGGCGGCTTCGTCGATGGTGTACTGCTTGTTGCGGTCCACTTTGGCCGCCAGCGCTTCGTAGCGCTTGCCACGCTTAGGCATTGGGGGCCCCCTCGATGGTCACGCCCATGGAGCGGGCGGTGCCAGCCACGGTGTTGGCGGCGGCTTCAACGCTGCCCGCGTTCAGGTCGGGCATCTTGGTCTTGGCGATTTCCAGAACCTGGTCCCAGTTGAGCTTGCCGACCTTGGCCTTGTTGGGGGTCGCGCTGCCCTTTTGCAGGCCGGCGGCCTTGCGAATCAGGTAGCTCATGGGAGGGGTCTTGGTGATGAAGGTAAACGAGCGGTCGGCGTAGATGGTGATCTCGACGGGGATGATCGCGTCACCCTTGTCGGCCGTCTGCGCGTTGAACGCCTTCGTGAACTCCATGATGTTCGCGCCGTACTGACCCAGCGCGGGACCCACGGGGGGGGCCGGGGTGGCCTTGCCCGCCGGGAGTTGCAGTTTGACTAAGCCTGCGACTTTCTTCATTGAGATTCCTCCTTAGCTCCCCCGCGCCTGGCCTGGGCCCGGCTGGGGTGCTGACGCTAAGTTCTGTGCCGTTCGCCTCTAGGGGCAGAACAAGACAGCAACTTTTCTACTTTACCTGTCCGCCGCCTGTTTGCCAAGCGGCCGGGGCAGATGTGGCGACCTGGCCAGTGTTACTTGGCCACCTGACTGAAGTCGAGTTCGACCGGCGTCTCGCGGCCAAAGATGCTGACGAGCACCTTGACCTTCGACTGCGGAATGTTGACCTCGCTGATGAGGCCGCTAAAGTCCGCAAAGGGACCGCCGGTCACGCGCACCATGTCGCCTGCCTTGAAGTCCACCTTGACGCGGGGCGCCTCGGCCGCCACCGGCTGGGCGGCGACGCCCACCGAGGCGAGCAGGCGCTGCACTTCGTCAAACGACAGTGGGACGGGGCGGGTGGCGGTGCCCACGAAGCCGGTCACGCCGTTCGTGCCGCGCACCACTTCCCATGACTCGCCCAGTTCGCCGGGAGCGTCGTCATCTTCCACGTCCATCTGCACGAAGACGTAGCCGGGAAACAGCTTGCGCGTGACCTCGACCTTCTTGCCGCCTTCCTGAAGTTCGACAGCCTTTTCTTCAGGCTGAATGACCTGGAAGATTTTCGTGCCGCGCATGCCCAGTTTGGTCGCACGCTCCATAAGGTGCTGCTCGACGCGGTCTTCCTGACCCACGTAGGTATGCACGGCGTACCACTCGATACTCATGGCAGCACCAGCTGAATCAGGTTTCTGAACACGAAGTCCATGGCATAGACGATCAGGGTCAGGGCCACGACGAAAATCAGCACGGCCTGCGTGCCTTCGAGCACCTGCGCCCGGCTGGGCCACGAGACCCGCGAGAGTTCAGCGCGCGAATCCCGGAAGTACTGAATCAAGTTCATGCGTTCACCTGCGACAAGACGAGAGGAAAGGTGGGCCGCCTGCGCCGGGGCTGAAGCCCGGCGGCGGGCATCAGACCTTCTTCTCTTTGAAGACCACGTGCTTTTTGGCCACGGGGTCGTACTTGCG from Deinococcus betulae encodes the following:
- the rplK gene encoding 50S ribosomal protein L11: MKKVAGLVKLQLPAGKATPAPPVGPALGQYGANIMEFTKAFNAQTADKGDAIIPVEITIYADRSFTFITKTPPMSYLIRKAAGLQKGSATPNKAKVGKLNWDQVLEIAKTKMPDLNAGSVEAAANTVAGTARSMGVTIEGAPNA
- the nusG gene encoding transcription termination/antitermination protein NusG, with the protein product MSIEWYAVHTYVGQEDRVEQHLMERATKLGMRGTKIFQVIQPEEKAVELQEGGKKVEVTRKLFPGYVFVQMDVEDDDAPGELGESWEVVRGTNGVTGFVGTATRPVPLSFDEVQRLLASVGVAAQPVAAEAPRVKVDFKAGDMVRVTGGPFADFSGLISEVNIPQSKVKVLVSIFGRETPVELDFSQVAK
- the rplA gene encoding 50S ribosomal protein L1 is translated as MPKRGKRYEALAAKVDRNKQYTIDEAAALVKDIATAKFDETVEVHFRLGIDPRKSDQNVRGTVALPHGTGRSVRVAVITKGDNVQAAEAAGADVVGSEDLIERIAGGFMDFDAVVATPDMMAQVGQKLARLLGPRGLLPNPKSGTVGPDVTGMVRGLKAGRIEFRNDKTGVVHAPIGKASFDPSNLSANYSALIGALEAAKPGSAKGVFLRSAFLTTTMGPSIELALSGGSA
- the secE gene encoding preprotein translocase subunit SecE, translating into MNLIQYFRDSRAELSRVSWPSRAQVLEGTQAVLIFVVALTLIVYAMDFVFRNLIQLVLP